In Paeniglutamicibacter kerguelensis, one genomic interval encodes:
- a CDS encoding TIGR03085 family metal-binding protein: MHFVPASREVLAEVLLAAGPTAPTLCAGWQTRHLAAHLVLREHSMLSAGIVLKPLASVMERELQSRADKARDTAAYAELVHEFVAGAPKYSPFALPAFDRSANLSEYFIHTEDVRRATDRWAPRVLDEQYAELLWKDLVRRAGLYYRGTDVGIILVRPDGRRHVARKAKTSVAIMGRPEELLLHASGRREEALVTFEGANEALELLNSQY; encoded by the coding sequence ATGCATTTTGTCCCAGCCTCCCGTGAAGTATTAGCCGAAGTCCTACTGGCAGCAGGGCCGACGGCCCCGACATTGTGTGCCGGTTGGCAGACCCGCCACCTTGCCGCGCACCTGGTGTTGCGCGAACACTCGATGCTCTCAGCAGGCATTGTCCTGAAGCCGCTGGCCTCCGTGATGGAGCGCGAGCTCCAGTCCAGGGCCGACAAGGCCCGCGACACCGCCGCCTATGCGGAGCTTGTCCACGAATTCGTTGCCGGCGCACCCAAATACTCGCCGTTTGCCCTGCCGGCTTTTGACCGTTCGGCAAACCTGAGCGAGTACTTCATCCACACCGAGGATGTCCGCCGCGCCACCGACCGCTGGGCACCGCGCGTGCTTGACGAGCAGTATGCCGAGCTCCTGTGGAAGGACCTGGTCCGCCGTGCCGGCCTGTATTACCGGGGCACCGACGTGGGCATCATCCTGGTGCGTCCCGATGGCCGGCGCCATGTAGCCCGCAAGGCCAAGACTTCGGTGGCGATCATGGGCCGCCCCGAGGAATTGCTGCTTCATGCCTCGGGACGGCGCGAAGAGGCGCTCGTGACATTCGAGGGCGCCAACGAGGCACTCGAACTACTCAACTCCCAGTACTAG
- a CDS encoding Trp biosynthesis-associated membrane protein, translating into MTNTKTPRWGTKRVVMLLGLVGAVLALATSTRIWITVQPEVGSVKIPLIEVAGSDASAAIAALAVVALAGSLAALIAGKVARYIIAGILLLAGGGIIASSVAVLANPVSASATKVGEATGLNTAGGDYQVSFWPYVAVLAGVLLVLNALVLAIAGHTWAGSKKYARDNAAAAAQRDSANSTGPIDEIDGWDSLSRGDDPT; encoded by the coding sequence ATGACCAACACCAAGACCCCTCGCTGGGGCACCAAACGCGTTGTCATGCTGCTGGGCCTGGTCGGTGCCGTGTTGGCGCTGGCCACCAGCACCCGCATCTGGATCACGGTCCAGCCCGAGGTCGGCTCCGTGAAGATCCCGCTGATCGAGGTCGCGGGCTCCGACGCCTCGGCGGCCATCGCCGCGCTCGCGGTCGTGGCCCTGGCCGGTTCGCTGGCGGCGCTGATCGCCGGCAAGGTCGCCCGCTACATCATCGCCGGCATCCTGCTGCTGGCCGGTGGCGGCATCATTGCCTCGTCCGTCGCGGTGCTGGCCAACCCGGTCTCGGCCTCTGCCACCAAGGTCGGCGAAGCTACGGGGCTGAACACCGCCGGCGGGGACTACCAGGTGTCCTTCTGGCCCTACGTGGCCGTGCTGGCCGGCGTGCTGCTGGTGCTCAACGCACTGGTCCTGGCAATTGCCGGGCACACCTGGGCCGGCAGCAAGAAGTACGCGCGCGACAACGCCGCGGCCGCGGCGCAACGGGATTCGGCAAACTCCACGGGACCGATCGATGAGATCGACGGCTGGGACTCGCTCTCCCGCGGGGACGATCCCACCTGA
- the trpC gene encoding indole-3-glycerol phosphate synthase TrpC has translation MSVLTDIIAGVRIDLDARRSICGQVQIEADAANAAPALDAFAALGGAADQSDRDAVLRVISEVKRKSPSKGALADIPEPAELAAAYVAGGASVISVLTEERRFGGSLADLDAVRAAVDIPLLRKDFTVDAYQIYEARAHGADLILLIVAALDDAQMREFLDLTHALGMNALVETHTEEEIARAVKLGAKIIGVNVRNLKTLEVDPANFAKLAGLIPPEAVIIAESGVSSVAEVREYASRGADAILVGEALVKDNDPRAAIDQFITAGTAAKPARPHP, from the coding sequence GTGAGCGTACTTACGGATATCATTGCGGGCGTTCGGATCGATCTGGACGCCCGCCGTTCCATATGCGGCCAGGTCCAGATCGAGGCCGACGCGGCAAACGCCGCCCCGGCGCTCGACGCCTTTGCGGCCCTCGGCGGAGCCGCCGACCAGTCCGACCGTGACGCCGTGTTACGCGTGATCTCAGAGGTCAAGCGCAAGTCCCCGTCCAAGGGTGCGCTTGCCGACATCCCGGAACCGGCCGAACTTGCCGCGGCCTACGTCGCCGGCGGCGCCTCCGTCATCTCCGTGCTCACCGAGGAACGCCGCTTCGGCGGATCGCTGGCCGACCTCGACGCCGTGCGCGCCGCCGTCGACATCCCGCTGCTGCGCAAGGACTTCACGGTCGACGCGTACCAGATCTACGAGGCCCGCGCCCACGGTGCCGACCTCATCCTGTTGATCGTCGCGGCCCTGGACGACGCGCAGATGCGCGAATTCCTGGACCTCACCCACGCACTGGGCATGAACGCCCTGGTGGAGACCCACACCGAGGAGGAAATCGCCAGGGCCGTGAAGCTCGGGGCGAAGATCATCGGCGTGAACGTGCGCAACCTCAAGACCCTGGAGGTGGATCCCGCGAACTTTGCGAAGCTGGCGGGGTTGATCCCGCCCGAGGCCGTCATCATCGCCGAATCCGGCGTCAGCTCGGTCGCCGAGGTGCGCGAGTACGCCTCCCGCGGCGCGGATGCCATCCTGGTCGGCGAGGCGCTCGTGAAGGACAACGACCCGCGCGCGGCCATCGACCAATTCATTACCGCGGGAACCGCAGCCAAGCCGGCGCGGCCCCACCCATAA
- the hisI gene encoding phosphoribosyl-AMP cyclohydrolase, which yields MSQNPAFATPVSVDGKLSAEISAALKKDDSGLVAAIIQQYGTHEVLMLGWMDEEALRRTLTTGRVTFWSRSRKEYWRKGDTSGHSQLVRSVALDCDGDALLVVVDQIGAACHTGTHTCFDGREIPAVVGRRVS from the coding sequence ATGTCGCAGAACCCAGCCTTCGCAACCCCCGTCTCCGTTGACGGCAAATTGTCCGCCGAAATCTCCGCGGCCCTGAAAAAGGACGACTCCGGATTGGTCGCGGCCATCATCCAGCAGTACGGCACCCATGAGGTGCTCATGCTCGGGTGGATGGACGAGGAAGCTCTCCGTCGCACCCTCACCACCGGGCGGGTGACCTTCTGGTCGCGTTCCCGCAAGGAATACTGGCGCAAGGGCGACACCTCCGGGCACTCCCAGCTGGTGCGTTCTGTCGCCCTGGATTGCGACGGCGATGCCCTGCTGGTGGTGGTCGACCAGATCGGTGCGGCCTGCCACACCGGCACCCACACCTGCTTTGACGGGCGCGAGATCCCGGCCGTCGTCGGCCGCCGCGTTTCCTGA
- a CDS encoding HGxxPAAW family protein, protein MANSNTQIDPMHAEEIGHGNSIAAWTLVGISMIGVIIGGIAFAGHNPTMVYAGLGVVVLGMIAGWIMKKAGFGVGGARSGSSH, encoded by the coding sequence ATGGCTAACAGCAACACCCAGATCGATCCGATGCACGCCGAAGAAATCGGCCACGGCAACTCAATTGCGGCTTGGACCTTGGTCGGCATTTCAATGATCGGTGTCATCATCGGCGGAATCGCCTTCGCCGGACACAACCCGACCATGGTCTACGCGGGCCTCGGCGTCGTCGTGCTCGGCATGATCGCCGGTTGGATCATGAAGAAGGCCGGTTTCGGCGTGGGCGGCGCCCGGTCGGGTTCCTCGCACTAG
- a CDS encoding anthranilate synthase component I, with translation MQALGALTPTREQFRALAADRRVIPVTMRVLADSLTPISIYRRLAGGRPGTFLMESAAAGGVWSRYSFIGTNSPATLTTREGKAHWLGTPPAGMPTEGNPVEVLRDTVRALRTEPLHGLPPLTSGMVGFIGWEAVRHWEKLPNPPADDLHLPELAMNLVGDMAVHDNTDGTLTLIANAINFNGTDDGVDGAYDHAVDRVRAMLATLAEATDTPVSVLSGTDVPADELMNAVTHSWDEDSYRQAVLRGKEAIVDGEVFQVVISRRFELESHADPLDVYRILRATNPSPYMYLFSLEDSHGKAYSIVGSSPEALVTVNDDHVVTHPIAGSRPRGATYEDDQQHEKNLLADEKERAEHLMLVDLSRNDLSKVCVPGSVEVTQFMEVERFSHIMHLVSNVVGKLSPDTDGYDVLAATFPAGTLSGAPKPRALRLLDELEPYRRGIYGGVVGYLDFAGDMDMAIAIRSALLKGNRAFVQAGGGIVNDSDLDAEALETINKSAAPLRAVWAAGTMAPAGQDIEGS, from the coding sequence ATGCAAGCTCTCGGTGCGCTCACACCCACCCGCGAGCAGTTCCGCGCCCTCGCCGCGGACCGCCGCGTCATTCCCGTGACCATGCGGGTGCTGGCCGACTCGCTGACCCCCATCTCCATCTACCGCCGGCTTGCCGGCGGCCGCCCCGGCACCTTCCTGATGGAATCGGCCGCCGCCGGGGGAGTGTGGAGCCGGTACTCGTTCATCGGCACCAACTCCCCGGCCACGCTGACCACCCGTGAAGGCAAGGCCCACTGGCTGGGCACGCCGCCCGCCGGCATGCCGACCGAGGGCAACCCCGTCGAGGTGCTGCGCGACACCGTGCGCGCCCTGCGCACCGAACCGCTGCACGGCCTGCCGCCGCTGACCAGCGGCATGGTCGGCTTCATCGGCTGGGAGGCCGTGCGCCACTGGGAGAAGCTGCCCAACCCGCCGGCCGACGACCTGCACCTGCCGGAGCTAGCCATGAACCTGGTCGGGGACATGGCCGTGCATGACAACACCGACGGCACGCTGACGCTGATCGCCAACGCCATCAACTTCAACGGCACCGACGACGGCGTCGACGGGGCCTACGACCACGCGGTTGACCGCGTGCGCGCCATGCTCGCGACCCTGGCCGAGGCTACCGACACCCCTGTCTCGGTGCTCTCCGGGACCGACGTCCCGGCCGACGAGCTGATGAACGCCGTCACCCACTCCTGGGACGAGGACTCCTACCGCCAGGCGGTGCTGCGCGGCAAGGAAGCCATCGTCGACGGCGAGGTGTTCCAGGTGGTCATTTCGCGCCGCTTCGAGCTCGAATCCCACGCGGACCCGCTGGATGTCTACCGCATCCTGCGCGCCACGAACCCCAGCCCGTACATGTACCTCTTCAGCCTCGAGGACTCCCACGGCAAGGCCTACTCGATCGTGGGTTCCTCCCCGGAGGCGCTGGTCACCGTCAACGACGACCACGTCGTCACGCACCCCATCGCCGGCTCGCGGCCGCGCGGCGCCACCTACGAGGACGACCAGCAGCATGAGAAGAACCTGTTGGCCGACGAGAAGGAGCGTGCCGAGCACCTGATGCTCGTGGACCTTTCGCGCAACGACCTGTCCAAGGTCTGCGTCCCGGGCTCGGTGGAGGTCACCCAGTTCATGGAGGTCGAGCGCTTCAGCCACATCATGCACCTGGTCTCCAACGTGGTCGGCAAGCTGTCCCCGGACACCGACGGCTACGACGTGCTCGCAGCGACGTTCCCCGCGGGGACCCTCTCCGGCGCGCCCAAGCCGCGCGCCCTGCGACTGCTGGACGAGCTGGAACCGTACCGCCGCGGCATCTACGGCGGCGTCGTGGGCTACCTCGACTTCGCCGGCGACATGGACATGGCCATCGCCATCCGTTCGGCGCTGCTCAAGGGCAACCGCGCCTTTGTGCAGGCCGGCGGCGGAATCGTCAACGACTCGGACCTCGACGCTGAGGCCCTTGAAACCATCAACAAGTCGGCCGCACCGCTGCGCGCCGTCTGGGCCGCAGGCACCATGGCGCCCGCCGGCCAGGACATCGAAGGATCATGA